Proteins encoded by one window of Bradyrhizobium sp. B097:
- a CDS encoding xanthine dehydrogenase family protein molybdopterin-binding subunit has product MTVELSLTRDPAHIRHGSNIGQPMTRTDGVLKVTGKARYAADNHPPGMVYAVIATSCIARGRVTALDVAAARRHPGVIDVMTLAHKPELAEDPDAKGNPFAFRMELLQSDEVRYANQAIAVVIAETLEAATEGAALLSPRYQVEIARVGLDAGEAYAPPVVGIGNPAEVRHGDIDAGMAAAAKLTDSTYETPAQYHNAMEPHAIVAVWDGDRLFIDTPSQGMGFAQMRIAGLFGIPPANIHINSPFLGGGFGSKGLISGPQVLGIMAAKLIGRPVKLVLRRSQMYGPVGHRPPTRQRIRIGTDDAGALTVINHEARVTTSSFDDFYEPAADASHTLYASPAIRTAHEAVRVDTGTPLFMRAPGEATGSIVLESAIDEAAFACGIDPLEFRLKNYAEVEPTTGKPFSSKALRQCYAKAAERFGWAGRPLQPKQMRDENGFLVGWGVGTATFPAIMFQGNARAVIRADGKGVMETGAHDMGQGAWTALAQISADSLGLDFDQLTFRSGSSDLPDAGIAGGSGHTATVGAAIHNAGAAVIAKLAELATADQRSPLFGAGNAGVVARAGRLHRRDDDARSESYADILARAGLAEVDATGSGAADAAAQSQYAMHAHGAVFAEVKVDPELGQIRATRLVGAFAAGRIVNPLMVQSQLYGGMIWGLSFALHEEAVIDHRSGRILNANLAEYHVPVNADVPPMEVITVDEHDPHVNPLGIKGVGEIGITGSAGAVANAVFHATGIRVRNFPIKIEEIVMGLS; this is encoded by the coding sequence ATGACGGTTGAACTCAGTCTGACCCGCGACCCCGCCCATATCAGGCATGGCTCGAACATCGGCCAGCCGATGACCCGCACCGACGGCGTGCTGAAGGTCACCGGCAAGGCCCGCTACGCCGCGGACAATCATCCGCCCGGCATGGTCTATGCCGTGATTGCGACCAGCTGCATCGCGCGCGGCCGCGTCACCGCGCTCGATGTCGCCGCCGCCAGGCGCCATCCCGGCGTGATCGACGTGATGACGCTGGCGCACAAGCCTGAACTTGCCGAAGACCCCGACGCCAAGGGCAACCCGTTCGCCTTCCGCATGGAGCTGTTGCAGAGCGACGAGGTGCGCTACGCCAACCAGGCGATCGCGGTCGTGATCGCCGAGACGCTGGAAGCCGCGACCGAAGGCGCAGCGCTGCTGTCGCCGCGCTACCAGGTCGAGATCGCGCGTGTCGGCCTCGACGCCGGCGAGGCCTACGCGCCGCCCGTGGTCGGCATCGGCAATCCCGCCGAAGTCCGCCACGGCGACATCGACGCCGGCATGGCTGCGGCCGCGAAGCTGACAGACTCGACTTACGAGACGCCGGCGCAATATCACAACGCGATGGAGCCGCATGCGATCGTCGCGGTATGGGACGGCGACCGCCTGTTCATCGACACGCCGAGCCAGGGCATGGGATTCGCCCAGATGCGCATCGCCGGGCTGTTCGGGATTCCGCCGGCGAATATCCACATCAACAGTCCGTTCCTCGGCGGCGGCTTCGGCTCCAAGGGGCTGATCTCCGGGCCGCAGGTGCTCGGCATCATGGCCGCCAAGCTGATCGGCCGTCCGGTCAAGCTCGTGCTGCGCCGCAGCCAGATGTATGGCCCGGTCGGCCATCGTCCGCCGACCCGCCAGCGCATCCGGATCGGCACCGACGATGCCGGCGCGCTCACCGTGATCAATCATGAGGCGCGCGTCACGACGTCGAGCTTCGACGATTTCTACGAGCCCGCCGCCGACGCCTCGCACACCCTCTATGCCAGCCCTGCGATCCGCACCGCGCATGAGGCGGTGCGCGTCGACACCGGCACGCCGCTGTTCATGCGCGCGCCGGGCGAGGCCACCGGATCGATCGTGCTGGAAAGCGCGATCGACGAGGCGGCGTTCGCCTGCGGCATCGATCCGCTGGAATTTCGGCTGAAGAACTACGCCGAGGTCGAGCCGACCACCGGCAAGCCGTTCTCCTCCAAGGCGCTGCGCCAGTGCTACGCCAAGGCCGCCGAACGCTTCGGCTGGGCGGGCCGTCCGCTGCAGCCGAAGCAGATGCGGGACGAGAACGGCTTTCTGGTCGGCTGGGGCGTCGGCACCGCGACCTTCCCGGCCATCATGTTCCAGGGCAATGCGCGCGCGGTGATCCGCGCCGACGGCAAGGGCGTGATGGAGACCGGCGCGCACGACATGGGGCAGGGCGCCTGGACCGCGCTGGCGCAGATCTCGGCCGACTCGCTCGGTCTCGATTTCGATCAGCTGACGTTCCGGTCCGGCAGCTCCGATCTGCCCGATGCCGGCATCGCCGGCGGTTCGGGGCATACCGCAACCGTCGGCGCCGCGATCCACAATGCCGGTGCGGCCGTGATCGCAAAGCTCGCCGAACTCGCGACCGCGGACCAGCGCTCGCCGCTGTTCGGCGCCGGCAATGCCGGCGTGGTGGCGCGGGCCGGGCGGCTGCATCGCCGCGACGACGATGCGCGCAGCGAAAGCTACGCCGACATCCTGGCGCGTGCCGGCCTCGCCGAGGTCGACGCCACCGGCAGCGGCGCGGCGGATGCGGCGGCGCAGTCGCAATATGCGATGCACGCGCATGGCGCTGTGTTTGCCGAGGTCAAGGTCGATCCGGAGCTCGGCCAGATCCGCGCCACGCGGCTGGTCGGCGCATTCGCTGCGGGGCGCATCGTCAATCCGTTGATGGTGCAGAGCCAGCTCTACGGCGGCATGATCTGGGGCCTGTCCTTCGCGCTGCACGAGGAGGCGGTGATTGACCATCGTTCGGGCCGCATCCTCAATGCGAACCTCGCCGAGTATCATGTGCCCGTGAATGCCGATGTGCCGCCGATGGAGGTCATCACGGTCGACGAGCATGATCCGCATGTGAACCCGCTCGGCATCAAGGGCGTCGGCGAGATCGGCATCACCGGCAGCGCCGGCGCCGTCGCCAACGCCGTCTTCCACGCCACCGGCATCCGTGTGCGGAATTTCCCAATCAAGATCGAGGAGATTGTGATGGGGTTAAGTTGA
- a CDS encoding cupin domain-containing protein, which produces MRKGAAAKPVTPRRAAKKPVKKPAEPAMDLAVGRRIRDLRRTKQMSLEVVAARTDLSIGFISQIERGLSSPSLRVLATLADVLGVGIAALFGATPRDDSAGGVVTREVQRAELKLWRTGISKQLLSPAGSESRLNLFLVHLEPGGNTGDEFYTHDGEEAGLVLSGEMILTVDTETWTLKQGDSFRFASRRPHRFSNPAGDANAVVLWVNCVTAAG; this is translated from the coding sequence ATGCGCAAAGGCGCGGCAGCAAAGCCCGTGACGCCACGCCGCGCGGCCAAAAAGCCCGTGAAGAAGCCGGCCGAGCCTGCGATGGATCTCGCGGTCGGACGCCGCATCCGCGACCTGCGCCGCACCAAGCAGATGTCGCTGGAGGTGGTCGCCGCGCGTACCGACCTATCGATCGGCTTCATCAGCCAGATCGAGCGCGGCCTGTCGTCGCCCTCGCTGCGCGTGCTGGCGACGCTGGCCGACGTGCTCGGCGTCGGCATCGCCGCGCTGTTCGGCGCGACGCCCAGGGATGACAGCGCCGGCGGCGTCGTGACCCGCGAGGTGCAGCGCGCCGAGCTGAAGCTGTGGCGCACCGGAATTTCAAAGCAGCTGCTGAGCCCTGCCGGCAGCGAAAGCCGGCTCAATCTGTTCCTGGTGCATCTCGAGCCCGGCGGCAACACCGGCGACGAGTTCTACACCCATGACGGCGAAGAGGCCGGCCTCGTGCTGTCAGGCGAGATGATTTTGACGGTGGATACCGAGACCTGGACGCTGAAGCAGGGCGACAGCTTCCGCTTCGCCAGCCGCCGCCCGCATCGGTTCTCGAATCCGGCCGGCGATGCCAATGCTGTGGTGCTGTGGGTGAATTGCGTGACAGCGGCGGGGTGA